Sequence from the Lysobacter solisilvae genome:
GGTGACGTTGTTGGTGCCGATGACGATGGCCGCGCCGGAGGTGACGGCCGTCGACACATTGGTGGCCCAGGCACCAGGTGCCCTGGGTGTTGATCGTGGTTGGAACCGAAGTGATCGTGCCGGTGCAGTTGTCGTAGCTTTCAGCGGCCTGCGCGGCCGGCGAAAGAAGCGCGATGCCCATCAGGGCAATAAGCGGACGAATCATGGAGGAACCCCCCGTTGTGGGCCGGAGCCCGATGCTCCAGCAAGGAAGCCAACGACCTAGGTCCGCAGAAGCGGACACACACATGGGCTTCACATCGGGGCCTGAACGCTTTACAAGGCCGGCGCACGGGGCAGATGGCGGCTGCCGCCGCCATAGTGCGTGCGCATCACAAAGCCCCCGCACACATCGGCTTCACATCGTGCCGTGACGGTCTGTCGGCCGATGGCAGATGACGAGGTGGCGCGTACGCGGGCGCCGTCCGTCCCACTGCGGGGCGAGGCGATTGCACTTCAACCTGGTGCCCACGCGTTGTCCTGTGCGGCCGCGGGACGGAGCCCGACGACGCGGCCGACGACGGGCGTCCTCAGTCCGCGGTCACCAGCAGCGCGTCGTGTTCGCGCAGCTTGGCGTACACCGCGTCGGTCTCCGGGCGCACCTGGTGCCAGCGCTGGAAACTCTCGGCCGCCTGCTCGACGAGCATGCCCAGGCCATCGGTGCGCTCATGCGCGCCGGCGGCGCGGGCCCAGGACAGGAAGGGGATGGCGACCTCGCCGTAGCTCAGGTCGACGGCCGCGCTGCGGCGCCCCATCAGGCTCATGGGCAATGTCGGCAGGCCGCCGTCGCGGGTCGCCGAAGTGGCATTGATGATCAGGTCGAAGCTGCCCAGCCCGCGCAGGTCGTCGAAGTAGCGCGGATGCACCCGGCCCGGCTGGCCCAGCGCGTCGGCCAGCGCGTCGGTCCGCTCCGGCGTCCGGTTGACGATGAACAGATCGCCGATACCCGCATCGAGCAGGGCCGGTGCCACGCCGCGCGCGGCGCCGCCCGCGCCGATCAGCAGCGTGCGCCGCGATCGCAGGTCCAGGCCGTGGCGATCGGTGAGGTCGCGCACCAGGCCGGTGCCGTCGGTGTTGTCGCCGTGCCAGCCCGTGGCGCTGCGGATCAGCGTGTTCACCGCACCGGCGCGCTCGGCCGCTTCGCTCAGGTGCGTGCAGATCTGCGCGGCGCGGGTCTTGTGCGGCAGGGTGATGTTGGCGCCGACGCCGCCCTCGGCCGCGAACTCGGCGAGCACGGCGTCGAATTCCTCCGGTGCCGCATCGATGGCGACGTAGGTCAGGTTGATCCCGGTCTGGCGCGCGAACGCCGCATGGATCCGCGGCGACAGCGAATGCGCGACGGGATGGCCGATGACGGCGAAGCGGGACGGCGCGTGCGGGTCGGACATGGCGGCTCCTGGGCGGCGGCGGGGCACGGCGACGGCGCGGCCCGCAGGTGCAAAAACCGCGGGGGCCTCCACTACAACGCGAAGGTCACGCCCGGGCGGCCGCAGCGCGCGAAAAGCAGTCTACTCCGCGATGTCGCAAGTGTGCGTGCAGCCACGCTTTGCCCTTCGCCGCGACGCCGCATTTGCGGCACATTGACACCCTGCTCACACCGGTGCCCCGCCATGACCCTGCAGTGCCATTCCCCCGCGGCCCGACGGTTGCACGCGATGCGCCTGCCGCTGGCCGCCGCGCTGCTGTGCGCGTGCGCCTCGGCGGGCGCCTGGCTGGCCGAGTTCGGCATCGAAGGCATGGGCGTGGTCTCCACGCCGCACACCGAGGTGCGCGCGACGCTGTCGCCCGACGGGCAGCACATCGTCTGGGGCAGCACGGACCGTCCCGGTGGCGCGGGCGGGTGGGACCTGTGGCAGGCCACGCTGCGCGACAAGCGCTGGCAGGACGCGCGCCCGGTCGCGCTCAACAGCGCGGCCAACGACTTCGACCCGGCCTTCAGCGCCGACGGACGATGGCTGTACTTCTTCTCCAACCGTCCTGGCGGCCAGGGCGGCGACGATCTGTACCGCGCCCCGGTCAAACCCGATGGCGGCTTCGGCAAGCCCCAGAACCTGGGACCCGGCATCAACAGCCGCGGCGACGAATGGGCGCCCACGCCCAGCCGCGACGGCAAGGCGCTGCTGTTCGCCAGCGACGGCCGGGGCGGCGCCGGCCGGCACGATCTGTTCATCGCGAACCGGGACGGCGAGGTCTTCGGCGATCCGCATCCGGTGCCCGGCGTGAACACTCCGCACGACGACTTCGACGCGGCGTGGCTGGACGACGGCAGGGCGATCGTGTTCGCGCGATCCGACGATGCGGCCTCGGCGCCGATCCGGCTGCTGGTGGCCCAGTGCGAGGGCGCGCGCTACGGACGTGCCCAGCCACTGGCCGTGTCGTTCAACACCGGCGAGTCGGCCACGCTGGCGCCGGTGGTGGACTGGAACAAGCCCGGGGAACTGCTGGTCAGCGCGATGGCGAAGGCCCCGCGCGCGGGCAAGCTGGACATCTACCGGACGAAGGTGCCGGCGGTGACGGGGCAGGCCGGCTGTCGCTAGCGCCGGCCGACGCGGATGTCGGTCCTGTCCAATTCCCGGCGCGCTTCAGTCCGGTGCGCTTCAGTCTGGCGCGTTTGAGCCCGGCGCGTTTGGGTCAGGGGCGTTTGGGTCAGGCGCGTTTGAGCCAGGCGTGTCGCGTCAGTCCTGCTCGCGCAGCCACCGCGCCGCGTCGAGCGCGAAGTACGTCAGCACGCCGTCGGCGCCGGCGCGCTTGATCGAGGTCAGCGCTTCCAGGGCGCACGCGCGCTCGTCGATCCAGCCGTTCTGCGCGGCGGCCTTGAGCATCGCGTACTCGCCGCTGACCTGGTAGACGAAGGTCGGCACGCCGAACTCGTCCTTCACCCGGCGCACGATGTCCAGATACGGCAGGCCCGGCTTGACCATCACCATGTCGGCGCCTTCCTCCAGGTCGGCCGCCACTTCCTGCAGCGCTTCGTCGCTGTTGGCCGGGTCCATCTGGTAGGTGTACTTGTTGCCCTTGCCCAGCGCGCCCGCGCTGCCGACCGCGTCGCGGAACGGGCCGTAGAAGGCGCTGGCGTACTTGGCGCTGTAGGCCAGGATCCGGGTGTGGATGAAGCCCTCGCCTTCCAGCTCGCCGCGGATGGCGCCGATGCGACCATCCATCATGTCGCTGGGGGCGACGATGTCGGCGCCGGCGCGTGCGTGCGAGAGCGCCTGCTGCACCAGCGCTTCGACGGTCTCGTCATTGAGCACGTAGCCGCTGTCATCGACCAGCCCGTCCTGGCCGTGCGAGGTGTAGGGGTCCAGGGCCACGTCGGTGATCACGCCCAGCTGCGGGAACCGCTGCTTGAGCGCACGCACGGCGCGCTGCACCAGGCCGTCGTCGTCCCAGGCCGCGTGCGCGGTCAGCGACTTGGCATCCGGCGCCGTCACCGGGAACAGCGCCAGCGCAGGCACCTTGAGCTCGCTGGCCGTTTCGGCCACCCGCATCAGTTCGTCCACCGACACGCGGCTGACGCCGGGCATCGAGGCGACGGCCTCGCGTCCGGCCAGTTCGTGCACGAACACCGGATAGATCAGGTCGTTCGCCGTCAGCACGGTCTGCCGCATCAGGCGGCGCGAGAAGTCGTCGCGGCGCATCCGCCGCGGGCGCGAGTAGGGATAGGTCATGGAAACATTCTACCGGCCCCCGAGGAGCAAACACCCCGCCCCCGAGGAACACAGGCCGCCGAGGATTTGCGGGCCGCGGCGGCGGCCGACGTAGGTGAACCGCTGCGTGGCTCGGCCGCGTGGTGCTCACCCACCCGCGTCACCTACCGCGAATACACCCTGTAGCGCAGCGGCTTCACCGCGATCGTGCGCCCCACGGCCGGCGTCTCCACGTCGGGCGTCGCGGCCACGTCGAACTCCAGCGTGCGCGACTGACCCGGCAAGTCCAGTTCCAGCGTGATGCGGTCGGCCAGGCGGTGGGCGGCCAGTACGCGGGCCGGCCAGCCGTCGTGGCCCGGCGCCAGCGACAGGTCGTGGGGCCGCGCGTACAGGCGCGCGGGGCCGTCGGGCAGGTCCACCGGCACGCCGAAGCTGGTGTCGCCGGCCAGGAACCGGCCCTGCTCCACCCGCCCGTCCAGCGTGCTGGCGCGGCCGATGAAGTCGAACACGTACTCCGATACCGGCGCGCTGTAGATCTCGTCGGGCGTCCCGACCTGTTCGATGCGGCCTTCGCGCAGCACCACGACGCGGTCGGCCAGTTCGAGCGCCTCTTCCTGGTCGTGGGTCACGAACAGCGTGGTCTGCCCGGTCTGTTCGTGCAGGCGGCGCAGCCAGCGCCGCAGGTCGACCCGCACCTTGGCGTCGAGTGCGCCGAAGGGTTCGTCGAGCAGCAGCACGGTCGGATCGATCGCCAGCGCGCGCGCCAGGGCGACGCGCTGGCGCTGCCCGCCGGAGAGCTGGTCGGGATAGCGCTCGCCCAGCTCGGCGAGCTGGATCAGGCCCAGCAGCTCCTCCACGCGGCGCGCGATGGTGGCCTTGTCGGGGCGGCGCGCACGCGGCCGGCTGCGCAGGCCGAAGGCGATGTTCTCGGCCACGGTCATGTGGCGGAACAACGCGTAGTGCTGGAACACGAAACCCACGTTGCGCTCGCGCAGGCTCAGGCGCGTGGCGTCGGTCTCGCCGAACAGCACCTGCCCGCGGTCGGCGTGCAGCAGCCCCGCGATCACGCGCAGCAGGGTGGTCTTGCCCGACCCGGACGGGCCGAGCAGGGCGACCAGTTCGCCCGACGCGATGTCCAGGTCGACCGCGTCCAGCGCGGCGACGTCGCGGTAGCGTTTGCTCAGCTGGCGGATGTGCAGGTCCATCCCGCGCGCCTTGTGGGGGGGCGGCACCTGTTGTACCAGCCCGCCCCCGCCCGGCGCATGAGGGTGGCGGGGAGGCTGCGGGGTGACGGGAAGGCGGACGACGTTCATCGGCGGGACTCGAAAGGGAAGGTGCGCGAGGGCGTCGCGTAGCCGCGGCGGCAGGTCGCGTCGCCGGAGCAGGCGGCCGCCGGCGGCTGGCTGCCGGCCGGCGGGGGGAGGAATGCGGCCGACGTCATCAGTGCCTCCGGTGGGTACGCGCCAGCGCATCGCCGTGGCGCGACTCCAGCCAGAACTTCACCAGCAGCGTGACCAGCGCCATGCCCGCCAGCAGCGAGGCGACCGCGAACGCGGCGGTGGCGCCGTCGAACTGCTTGTAGAGCACCTCGATGTGCAGCGGCAGCGTATTGGTCTTGCCCTGGATGTGGCCGGACACCACCGACACCGCGCCGAACTCGCCCATCGCGCGGGCGGTGCACAGCAGCACGCCGTACAGCAGGCCCCACTTGATGTTGGGCAGGGTGACGCGGCGGAACATCGTCCACGCGCCCGCGCCGAGCGAGCGCGCCGCCAGTTCCTCGTCGGCGCCCTGCTGTTCCATCAGTGGGATCAGCTCGCGCACGACCAGCGGGAAGGTGATGAACAGCGTCGCCAGCACGATGCCGGGCGGCGCGAACAGGATCTTCAGCCCGACCTGGTTCAACCAGTCGGCGAACCAGCCGTGGGTGGGGCTGAACAACAGCACCAGGCACAGGCCGGCGACCACCGGCGATACGGCGAAGGGCAGGTCGACCAGCGACAGCAGCACGCGCTTGCCGCGGAAGTCGAAGCGCGTGACGGCCCAGGCCATCAGCAGGCCGAAGACGGCATTGACCGGCACCACGACGGCGGCGGTGAGCAGGGTGAGCTTCAGCGCGGCGAACGCATCGGGTTCGACCAGCGCATTGGCCCAGACCGCCAGCCCCTTCTCGAAGGCGGCGCCCAGCAGCATGGCCAGCGGCATCAGCAGCAGCAGCGCCAGCAGGGCGACGGCCAGCGCGGTCAGCAGCCAGCGCAGCCAGCGCGGCTCGGCCAGCGCGTCGCGGTCGTCCGATGCGATGACGGTGCGCTCAGCCACGGCCCTGTTTCCTGCGCTCGTGGGCGAACAGCAGCGGCACGGCGTTGATCACCAGCAGGCAGACGAAGGACATGCCCAGCAGCAGTGCGGCGATGGCGACCGCACCGGGGATGTTGCTTTCCTCCAGGCGGATGGTGATCAGCAGCGGGGCGATCTCGGTGCGGTAGGGCAGGTTGCCGGCGATGAAGATCACCGAGCCGAACTCGCCCAGCGCGCGCGCGAAGGCCAGCGAGAAGCCGGTCAGCAGCGCGGGCGCCAGTTCGGGCAGCACCACCCGCCGCAGCGTGGTCAGTCGCGACGCGCCCAGCGAGGCGGCGGCTTCCTCCTGTTCGCGGCCCAGCGCTTCCAGCACCGGCTGCACCGTGCGCACGGCGAACGGCAGGCCGACGAACACCAGCGCGACGACGATGCCGACGGGGGTGTAGGCGACCTTCAGCCCCAGCGGCTCGGTGATGCGTCCCACCCAGCCGTTGCCGGCGTAGATCGCCGTCAGCGCGATGCCCGCCACGGCCGTGGGCAGCGCGAAGGGCAGGTCGACCAGCGCGTCGAGCAGGCGCCGGCCCGGGAACCGGTAGCGCACGAGCACCCAGGCCACCAGCGCGCCGACTACCAGCGCCACCAGCGCCGCGGCGAGCGACGCGCCGAAGCTCAGCTTGATCGAGGCCTGCACGCGCTCGTCCTTGATCGCGCGCAGCCAGCCTTCGGCGCCGAGCCCCGCCGCGTGCACCGCCAGCGCCGCCAGCGGCAGCAGCACCACCACGCCCAGCCAGGCCATGCCCAGGCCCAGGCTCAGGCCGAAGCCGGGCAGCGGCGAGGGGCCGCGGCGTGCGTGCAGGGGCAGGGCGAGCGTGCTCATCGCGATGGCAGGACCGGACGCGCGCTCAGCGCGGCCGGTAGATGCGGTCGAAGAAGCCGCCGTCGGCGAAATGCGCGGCCTGCGCCTTCGCCCAGCCGCCGAACGCGCCGTCGATGGTGACCTGGGTGACCTGCACGAAGCGGGCACGCTCGGCGGCGGGGACCTTGTCCGGCTCGGACGGACGGAAGTGGTGACGCGCGGCCAGGCGCTGGCCCTGCGGCGAATAGAGGAAGCGCAGGTAGGCCTCGGCCTGCGCCCGCGTGCCGTGCGCATCGACGTTCCTGTCGACCAGCGCCACCGGCGGCTCGGCGCGGATGCTGACCGAGGGCACGACGATCTCGTAGCGCCCGCGGGCCTGCTCGCTGGCCAGCGTGAGCAGGGCTTCGTTCTCCCACGCGATCAGCACATCGCCGATGCCGCGCTCGACGAAGGTCGTCGTCGAGCCGCGCGCGCCGGTGTCGAGCACCGGCACGTTGCCGAACAGGCGGGTGAGGAAGTCGAGCACCTTGGCGCCGTCGCGGTATTCGCGCGAGGCCCACGCCCACGCCGCCAGGTAGTTCCAGCGCGCGCCGCCGGAG
This genomic interval carries:
- the aroE gene encoding shikimate dehydrogenase, encoding MSDPHAPSRFAVIGHPVAHSLSPRIHAAFARQTGINLTYVAIDAAPEEFDAVLAEFAAEGGVGANITLPHKTRAAQICTHLSEAAERAGAVNTLIRSATGWHGDNTDGTGLVRDLTDRHGLDLRSRRTLLIGAGGAARGVAPALLDAGIGDLFIVNRTPERTDALADALGQPGRVHPRYFDDLRGLGSFDLIINATSATRDGGLPTLPMSLMGRRSAAVDLSYGEVAIPFLSWARAAGAHERTDGLGMLVEQAAESFQRWHQVRPETDAVYAKLREHDALLVTAD
- a CDS encoding TolB family protein, with the protein product MTLQCHSPAARRLHAMRLPLAAALLCACASAGAWLAEFGIEGMGVVSTPHTEVRATLSPDGQHIVWGSTDRPGGAGGWDLWQATLRDKRWQDARPVALNSAANDFDPAFSADGRWLYFFSNRPGGQGGDDLYRAPVKPDGGFGKPQNLGPGINSRGDEWAPTPSRDGKALLFASDGRGGAGRHDLFIANRDGEVFGDPHPVPGVNTPHDDFDAAWLDDGRAIVFARSDDAASAPIRLLVAQCEGARYGRAQPLAVSFNTGESATLAPVVDWNKPGELLVSAMAKAPRAGKLDIYRTKVPAVTGQAGCR
- the hemB gene encoding porphobilinogen synthase, which produces MTYPYSRPRRMRRDDFSRRLMRQTVLTANDLIYPVFVHELAGREAVASMPGVSRVSVDELMRVAETASELKVPALALFPVTAPDAKSLTAHAAWDDDGLVQRAVRALKQRFPQLGVITDVALDPYTSHGQDGLVDDSGYVLNDETVEALVQQALSHARAGADIVAPSDMMDGRIGAIRGELEGEGFIHTRILAYSAKYASAFYGPFRDAVGSAGALGKGNKYTYQMDPANSDEALQEVAADLEEGADMVMVKPGLPYLDIVRRVKDEFGVPTFVYQVSGEYAMLKAAAQNGWIDERACALEALTSIKRAGADGVLTYFALDAARWLREQD
- a CDS encoding sulfate ABC transporter substrate-binding protein encodes the protein MIPRPGPRPGLAARAALLLLALGVAWGASAKEPELLNVSYDPTREFYTDVNAAFTAQWRKDTGHGVKVRTSHGGSGKQARSVVDGLEADVVTLALAADIDTIAKQGLLPQNWQSRLPHNSAPYTSTIVFLVRKGNPKKIRDWNDLARDGVAVITPNPKTSGGARWNYLAAWAWASREYRDGAKVLDFLTRLFGNVPVLDTGARGSTTTFVERGIGDVLIAWENEALLTLASEQARGRYEIVVPSVSIRAEPPVALVDRNVDAHGTRAQAEAYLRFLYSPQGQRLAARHHFRPSEPDKVPAAERARFVQVTQVTIDGAFGGWAKAQAAHFADGGFFDRIYRPR
- a CDS encoding sulfate/molybdate ABC transporter ATP-binding protein, with protein sequence MDLHIRQLSKRYRDVAALDAVDLDIASGELVALLGPSGSGKTTLLRVIAGLLHADRGQVLFGETDATRLSLRERNVGFVFQHYALFRHMTVAENIAFGLRSRPRARRPDKATIARRVEELLGLIQLAELGERYPDQLSGGQRQRVALARALAIDPTVLLLDEPFGALDAKVRVDLRRWLRRLHEQTGQTTLFVTHDQEEALELADRVVVLREGRIEQVGTPDEIYSAPVSEYVFDFIGRASTLDGRVEQGRFLAGDTSFGVPVDLPDGPARLYARPHDLSLAPGHDGWPARVLAAHRLADRITLELDLPGQSRTLEFDVAATPDVETPAVGRTIAVKPLRYRVYSR
- the cysW gene encoding sulfate ABC transporter permease subunit CysW, with the protein product MAERTVIASDDRDALAEPRWLRWLLTALAVALLALLLLMPLAMLLGAAFEKGLAVWANALVEPDAFAALKLTLLTAAVVVPVNAVFGLLMAWAVTRFDFRGKRVLLSLVDLPFAVSPVVAGLCLVLLFSPTHGWFADWLNQVGLKILFAPPGIVLATLFITFPLVVRELIPLMEQQGADEELAARSLGAGAWTMFRRVTLPNIKWGLLYGVLLCTARAMGEFGAVSVVSGHIQGKTNTLPLHIEVLYKQFDGATAAFAVASLLAGMALVTLLVKFWLESRHGDALARTHRRH
- the cysT gene encoding sulfate ABC transporter permease subunit CysT — encoded protein: MSTLALPLHARRGPSPLPGFGLSLGLGMAWLGVVVLLPLAALAVHAAGLGAEGWLRAIKDERVQASIKLSFGASLAAALVALVVGALVAWVLVRYRFPGRRLLDALVDLPFALPTAVAGIALTAIYAGNGWVGRITEPLGLKVAYTPVGIVVALVFVGLPFAVRTVQPVLEALGREQEEAAASLGASRLTTLRRVVLPELAPALLTGFSLAFARALGEFGSVIFIAGNLPYRTEIAPLLITIRLEESNIPGAVAIAALLLGMSFVCLLVINAVPLLFAHERRKQGRG